The Anabrus simplex isolate iqAnaSimp1 chromosome 1, ASM4041472v1, whole genome shotgun sequence genome window below encodes:
- the LOC136858393 gene encoding phospholysine phosphohistidine inorganic pyrophosphate phosphatase: MSLLKFHRPINGVLLDISGVLKDGTSVIKGSIEAVNKLREAGLLIKLVTNETQETRRSLAQSLASLGFSVEEKDIIPPCPALIRLLIQEKLRPHLLVHPNVMQEFEGIDMTNPNCVVIGDAAENFTYENLNTAFRILMDLENPRLFSLGRGRYYRQDRDLMLDVGVYTAALEFATGVRAEIVGKPQPEFFKSALEDMGVKPEEAVMIGDDIVSDVGGAQDCGLAGVLVRTGKFRPSDEAHPCVKPDAIVDNLAKAAELILQNK; encoded by the coding sequence ATGAGTTTGTTGAAGTTTCACAGGCCAATTAATGGCGTGTTACTGGATATTTCAGGAGTGTTGAAGGATGGAACTTCTGTGATAAAGGGATCAATAGAAGCCGTGAATAAATTGCGGGAAGCAGGTCTGTTAATCAAACTAGTGACTAATGAAACGCAAGAAACTAGAAGATCATTAGCACAAAGTTTAGCATCACTGGGATTTTCTGTTGAAGAAAAGGATATTATCCCGCCCTGCCCTGCACTCATCAGATTGCTTATACAGGAAAAGCTTAGGCCACATTTGTTGGTACATCCGAATGTAATGCAAGAATTTGAAGGTATTGATATGACTAATCCGAACTGTGTTGTCATTGGAGATGCTGCAGAAAACTTCACTTATGAAAATCTCAACACTGCATTCAGGATTTTGATGGATTTAGAAAATCCTCGTTTGTTTTCATTGGGGAGAGGTCGATATTACAGGCAAGACCGTGATTTAATGCTTGATGTTGGAGTTTACACTGCTGCTCTCGAGTTTGCTACAGGTGTACGCGCTGAAATTGTTGGCAAACCTCAGCCTGAATTTTTTAAATCAGCTCTGGAAGATATGGGAGTGAAGCCAGAGGAAGCTGTAATGATTGGGGATGATATTGTTTCAGATGTTGGAGGAGCACAGGATTGTGGTCTTGCAGGAGTGTTGGTACGAACAGGAAAATTCAGACCATCAGATGAAGCACATCCATGTGTGAAGCCTGATGCAATTGTTGATAATTTGGCAAAAGCTGCAGAATTAATATTACAAAACAAGTAG